A section of the Meles meles chromosome 8, mMelMel3.1 paternal haplotype, whole genome shotgun sequence genome encodes:
- the LOC123949660 gene encoding LOW QUALITY PROTEIN: ATP synthase subunit s, mitochondrial-like (The sequence of the model RefSeq protein was modified relative to this genomic sequence to represent the inferred CDS: substituted 2 bases at 2 genomic stop codons), with protein sequence MLFGRISQQLCGLKKPPWSCDCRNFWDWLNAVFNKVDYERIKDVGPDRAASEXLLRCXAMVRYHGQERWQKDYNHLPTGPLDKHKIQAIDATESCIMRIGFDHLEGLQHFEKIRLCKCHYIEDDCLERLGKLENLQKIILEMEIISCGNITDKGIIALYHLRNLKYLLLSDLPGVREKENLIQTFKTALPSLELKLDLK encoded by the coding sequence ATGCTGTTTGGAAGAATTTCCCAGCAGTTGTGTGGCTTAAAGAAACCCCCATGGTCATGTGACTGCAGAAACTTTTGGGACTGGTTGAATGCAGTGTTTAATAAAGTAGATTATGAACGCATCAAGGACGTGGGACCCGATAGGGCAGCATCCGAGTGACTGCTACGCTGTTGAGCCATGGTGCGCTACCATGGCCAGGAGAGGTGGCAGAAGGACTACAACCACCTCCCAACAGGACCTCTGGACAAACACAAGATCCAGGCAATTGATGCCACCGAGTCCTGTATCATGAGAATTGGATTTGATCATTTGGAGGGCCTAcagcactttgaaaaaataagacTATGCAAGTGTCATTATATTGAGGATGACTGTTTGGAGAGACTTGGTAAACtggaaaatttacaaaaaatcatactggaaatggaaataatttcatGTGGGAATATCACAGACAAAGGAATCATTGCTTTATATCACTTAAGAAACCTCAAGTATTTGTTGTTAAGTGATCTTCCTggagtaagagaaaaagaaaatcttatccAAACCTTTAAGACAGCACTGCCTTCTCTGGAACTAAAATTagacttgaaataa
- the LOC123949811 gene encoding olfactory receptor 51H1-like, with translation MADNNHSYFQHPHFVLTGIPGLEQKYYWMAFPLGAIYVIALFGNGVIISTIKSESSLHIPMYYFLCMLALADMGLALCTLPSMLGIFWFNHKSIAFDACLVQMYFIHTFSAIESGVLVAMALDRVVAIWNPLRYGTILTNGVVCRTGAVILTRAVCVVFPVPFLIKRLPFYHSNILSHSFCLHQDIMHLACASTQVNSLYGLIAVIFTKGSDSLSILLSYVFILRTVMAITSGEGRLKALNTCVSHICAVLIFYVPLIGVSVIHRFGKHLSPLTHALMANAYLLVPPVLNPIVYTVKTKEIRKKIIQIFVQSKITAEG, from the coding sequence ATGGCAGATAATAACCACTCTTACTTCCAACACCCTCACTTTGTTTTAACTGGAATTCCAGGGCTTGAACAAAAGTATTACTGGATGGCATTCCCATTGGGTGCTATATATGTCATTGCTCTCTTTGGCAATGGTGTCATCATCTCTACCATCAAGTCTGAATCATCCCTGCATATCCCCATGTACTATTTTCTGTGCATGCTGGCATTGGCAGACATGGGGCTTGCCCTTTGTACTTTGCCTTCTATGCTAGGCATATTCTGGTTTAACCATAAATCCATTGCCTTTGATGCCTGCCTTGTTCAGATGTACTTCATTCACACCTTCTCCGCCATTGAATCTGGCGTGCTGGTGGCCATGGCCCTTGATCGGGTGGTAGCCATCTGGAACCCGCTCAGATATGGTACCATCCTAACCAATGGTGTGGTCTGCAGAACAGGGGCAGTCATCTTGACAAGGGCAGTGTGTGTGGTCTTTCCTGTGCCTTTCCTCATCAAACGACTTCCCTTCTACCACTCCAAtattctctcccactccttctgcctcCACCAAGACATCATGCACCTTGCCTGTGCCAGCACCCAGGTCAACAGTCTCTATGGCCTCATTGCTGTCATCTTCACCAAGGGTTCTGACtccctctccatcctcctctcCTATGTGTTCATACTCCGAACAGTAATGGCCATTACCTCAGGGGAGGGCCGGCTAAAGGCACTCAACACCTGTGTTTCACACATCTGTGCTGTACTCATCTTCTATGTTCCACTTATTGGGGTGTCTGTCATTCATCGTTTTGGAAAGCACCTTTCACCACTGACTCATGCCCTCATGGCTAATGCCTACCTTCTTGTACCCCCTGTGCTGAACCCTATAGTCTATACTGTGAAGACCAAGGAGATACGAAAGAAAATCATCCAAATATTTGTTCAAAGCAAGATTACTGCAGAGGGTTAA
- the LOC123948768 gene encoding olfactory receptor 51H1-like, whose amino-acid sequence MSPFNQTTDNHQTFTLTGIPGMPEKDFWMALPLCLLYSTTFLGNVIILVIIKVEQSLHEPMYYFLAMLAATDLSLSLSSMPTMISVHWFNWRSITLDACVTQMFFIHTFGGVESGVLVAMAFDCFVAICFPLHYATILTQGVISKIGAIVLLRSMGAVLPVPFLIKRLPFCHSNILSHAYCLHQDAMRLACADTRVNSIYGLLAVIFIIVLDALILLISYFLILQAILGIASQEERLKALNTCFSHICAVLLFYVPLTGMTLIHRFGKHLSPIVHTLMANVYLLLPPVLNPVVYSVRTKQIRQRIVRVFCGDRTGPERHL is encoded by the coding sequence ATGTCACCGTTCAACCAAACTACTGATAACCACCAGACCTTCACCTTGACTGGCATTCCGGGAATGCCAGAGAAAGACTTCTGGATGGCCTTGCCCCTCTGCCTTCTTTACAGTACCACATTCTTAGGTAACGTCATCATCCTTGTCATCATCAAGGTGGAGCAAAGTCTCCATGAACCTATGTATTATTTTCTAGCTATGCTAGCTGCCACTGACCTCAGCCTTTCACTATCTTCCATGCCTACCATGATTAGTGTTCACTGGTTCAACTGGCGCTCAATAACCCTTGATGCCTGCGTCACTCAGATGTTCTTTATCCATACCTTTGGGGGAGTGGAATCAGGTGTTCTGGTTGCCATGGCCTTTGATTGCTTTGTGGCTATCTGCTTCCCTTTGCACTATGCTACCATTCTCACTCAAGGAGTCATCAGCAAGATTGGAGCAATAGTCCTGCTACGAAGTATGGGTGCAGTGCTCCCTGTGCCTTTTCTCATCAAAAGGCTCCCTTTCTGCCACTCCAATATCCTTTCCCATGCATACTGCCTCCATCAGGATGCCATGAGGCTTGCCTGTGCTGACACCCGTGTCAATAGCATCTATGGCCTGCTGGCTGTGATCTTCATCATTGTACTAGATGCCTTGATCCTTTTGATTTCTTACTTTCTAATTCTCCAGGCAATACTGGGCATTGCTTCCCAAGAAGAGAGGCTCAAGGCTCTCAACACCTGCTTCTCTCATATCTGTGCAGTGTTGCTCTTCTACGTGCCTCTCACTGGCATGACTCTGATTCACCGTTTTGGAAAGCATTTGTCACCAATAGTGCACACTCTCATGGCCAATGTCTATCTGCTGCTCCCTCCCGTGCTCAATCCTGTTGTATACAGTGTTAGGACCAAGCAGATCCGGCAGCGGATTGTCCGGGTGTTCTGTGGGGACAGGACTGGTCCTGAACGGCATCTATGA
- the LOC123949491 gene encoding olfactory receptor 51H1-like, producing MTMNSNASQANHHSFILTGIPGMPDKNAWMAFPLGFLYTLTLLGNGTILVVIKVDESLHEPMYYFLSILALTDVSLSMSTLPSMVSIFWFNAPEIPFDACITQMFFIHGFGVVESGVLVSMAFDRFMAIRDPLHYASVLTHGIIGKIGIAVLTRAVCVVFPVPFLIKRLPFCHSNVLSHSYCLHQDAMRLACASTRINSLYGLIIVIFTLGLDALIILFSYVLILKTVLAIASREERLKALNTCLSHICAVLLFYIPLIGVTMIHRFGKHLSPVVHTLMANIYLLLPPVLNPIVYSVKTKQIRRRIINMFQRKMNRT from the coding sequence ATGACAATGAACTCAAATGCATCACAGGCCAACCATCACAGTTTCATTTTAACAGGTATCCCTGGGATGCCAGATAAAAATGCATGGATGGCCTTTCCCCTGGGATTTCTCTACACACTAACTCTCCTGGGAAATGGTACCATCTTGGTTGTCATCAAGGTAGATGAGAGTCTCCATGAGCCTATGTACTACTTCCTCTCCATCTTGGCTCTCACTGATGTTAGTCTCTCCATGTCCACCTTGCCCTCCATGGTCAGCATCTTCTGGTTTAATGCCCCTGAGATTCCATTTGATGCGTGCATTACACAGATGTTTTTCATCCATGGATTTGGAGTGGTAGAATCAGGAGTATTAGTGTCCATGGCCTTCGACAGATTTATGGCCATCCGAGACCCATTACACTATGCTTCTGTCCTCACCCATGGCATCATTGGAAAGATTGGAATAGCTGTCCTCACCCGGGCAGTCTGTGTGGTCTTTCCTGTTCCCTTCCTTATAAAGCGTCTACCTTTTTGCCATTCCAATGTCTTGTCTCATTCATACTGTCTCCACCAAGATGCAATGAGGCTAGCCTGTGCCAGCACCCGCATCAACAGTCTCTATGGACTCATCATAGTCATCTTCACATTGGGACTGGATGCCCTcatcattctcttttcttatgTGCTCATCCTGAAGACTGTGCTGGCCATTGCTTCCAGAGAAGAAAGGCTCAAAGCCCTCAACACCTGCCTCTCTCACATCTGTGCTGTGCTCCTGTTCTATATTCCTCTCATTGGTGTCACCATGATCCACAGATTTGGAAAACATTTGTCACCAGTAGTACATACACTCATGGCCAATATCTATCTGTTACTGCCCCCTGTACTCAATCCCATTGTCTATAGTGTGAAGACCAAGCAGATACGAAGGCGGATCATAAACATGTTCCAGAGGAAAATGAACAGGACCTAG